The genomic stretch GGGCGAAGTTGCAGGAGACTGGCAAGATCCGGGGGTTCCTTGTCGAGCGATCTCAGGCTCCACCGGGCGCACTCGAGACACCCAAGCTAGGAGACAAGAACGGTCTGCGAGCTTCCATCACCGGCATGATCCACATGGACGAGATGCCGGTCGCAAAGGAGATGATGCTGCCCGAGATTGAGGGTCTTCGAGGACCATTCTCATGCTTGAACAGCGCACGATACGGTATCGCTTGGGGTGTGATTGGTGCTCTTGAAGATGCGATCGACCGAGCACGCACATACGCGTTGGAGCGCAAGCAATTCAAGAACAACCCGATTGCCAAGTACCAGCTTGTGCAGAAGAAGCTTGCCGATGCGACGACCGACGCAGCGTTTGGCATCCTCGCGGCGTACCATGTCGGTCGCCTGAAGGATGAGGGCAAGGCGGCGCCCGAGATGATCTCTATGATCAAGCGTCAGAACTGTGATCGAGCGCTTGTTGGCGCGAGAAATCTACAGGAGATCTTTGGAGGCAATGCTGCGAGTGATGAGTACCATATTGGAAGGCACGTGTCCAACTTGTTTGTGACGCAGACATATGAGGGACAGAGTGATATTCACGGTGAGTTTGACAGTCTTTCGCATATGTTGATGGCGACGAGCTGACAGATTTTGCTAGCCCTCATCCTTGGACGTGCCATCACTGGCATTCAGGCTTTTGTTTGAGGGTGAGGTGTCTGAGCTCGGTGTGTTGCGAGAATTCAGAGTTGTACGCGAAGATCACGGCGCTTATGAGAGCGGCACAGTCGCAAGTTTATCAGCAGCATCGGGCTATTACAGGACCAGTCTGCAAGATATACGTGTATATAGGAAGATCATGTGAGAATGCGAGATCGCTCGAGCATTGTAACGACAACCAGGGCAGTCCCGTCGTTTCGGAGAGAGCAATGCTTGTGCTGGTGAATGTGGTCCTTCTCGAATGTTTCCGATAGTTTCACTGCGCGCATAACAGCCGCCAGAGTGATCGATTCGTTACCAATCACACTCAAGTGACTTTCAGAAGAGGGCGGCGGCAGTCTTTGTCGACTATTTTTAAGCGTCAGGCAGTGCCAAGCGACGGAGATcccgtcgccgccgcgaaCAGCGTCACTTCTCTGCTCTCGTAACAAACCACCGCAAGACACCCCTCACCACAACCATCCCCTCCACCACTTACATCCACCGCGCTTCCCACACAACCACACCCCATACCACCACAAAACATCAGCCATGGCGTTGAAGAGAATAAACAAGGAGCTGACGGACTTGGGCCGTGACCCTCCTTCCTCGTGCAGTGCTGGCCCGATCGGTGACGACCTGGTATGTTTGCCTCTTGCTGGCCAGTCAGCACTACAGCACACCTCGAGCGACATTCAAAGGACAATCACTGACATACGATGCGCACAGTTCCACTGGCAAGCGACGATCATGGGACCCGGCGACTCACCCTACTCCGGCGGCGTGTTTTTCCTCGCAATCCACTTCCCCACCGACTACCCATTCAAGCCGCCAAAGGTCAACTTCACCACCCGCATCTACCACCCGAACATCAACAGCAACGGCAGCATCTGCTTGGACATTCTGAGAGATCAGTGGAGCCCCGCTCTCACCATCTCGAAAGGTGAGTGAAGAAAACCCTGCCCCTCCTTCATCACGATACCTCTGTGATCGTGTGACGGCACAGCGATAGAGTCATGACTAACCTGCGCAAAAcagtcctcctctccatctgcTCCATGCTCACAGACCCGAACCCCGACGACCCTCTCGTGCCCGAGATCGCACACGTCTACAAGACGGACCGCTCGCGCTACGAGGCCACGGCACGCGAGTGGACTCGAAAGTACGCCATCTAGGCTGCAAGTGAAACTTCACGTCACCTAGACACGTATGGGAAGGAAACACATTTTCACGAAGCAACGGCAGGGATATGAGAAAGACTTCACATCCCGAGGGAAGAAAGCGTCTGGTACCTGACAAGCGGTCATATGCTGGGAGGGAAATGCGGCTTTGAGTTATCGCGTGTGGAGTTTCTGCTGGGATGCTGTATCGACGGCGGAAGGAAGTGGTAGCGGGCATTTACTTGCGCTGCTCTTACAACACTCGCTGCGATGGTCGGTATGCCTGGCATTTCGGCGGCACAGTCAGTCCTTTTTGCGTTTTCACGGGTTTGACGAGAGAAGCTGCATAGGTTCCCACGGAGCCTTGACTATACATGGATTGCGCGTTAGGTGCCGAATGTCAATTCTGCTGGGCTCTGGCGTCACTGTTTCTCATCGGTGTGGTGCTAATGTTTGAGCGTGTGACTCGGCTGAGGCAAGGCTGATCGCACTCGTGAGACAAGGCAGGGACTTTTGCTGCGCCCCTGTGAGATCATCAATGTACCTCGTGCCTCGTCTGGGTTGTTCACGGATAATAAGGTAGAACCGCGGTACCTTACACGTATCAGTGCTCGATTGGAGGACTCGGCGTGTAGGCAACCCACGTGGTTTGAAGACACTTTCAAGGCTGCGATCGTAGTCAAGGTCTTGCTGGCTTGGACGGTGAAGCGCTGGTCTTCACAGCTGAATGTTCTATCTTCCACTTCCCATTCGAGCCCATTGTGATCGGTGACGCCAGTAAAACTCACTTGTATTGTGTCACTATTCCATGCTCCTTAAAAGGTACCGCAACGTCGACAGCAAACGACATCGGACGCAGTTCGGTTTCCGTCAAGCGTTGAAACTCCGCGGTCGGCTCCGTTTCCGTTTGAAGCCTTGAGCCGACCACGAGATATTTCACGTTGTAAAGACAACTTTTGTGTTGACTCTTGTCTAATCGGTTTAAATGCAAGCAGGTCAAGAGGAACCTTGGGCAAGATCAGGAAAAAAAAAAGGACAATTTGAGCCGCGGCATCCAGATCTCGACCACTTCGACGGCCAAAGGTGACTGGAGCATCGGAGAAGGAGTCTAGCAGCACGAAGACGGACGCTGTCAAGCGATCGCAATATCAAATAGAGCAGACCGCAGGCCAACATCAAGTTCCAGCGGACAGTCGCTCTCGATACACCTCCAGATGGAGCCAATCGAGACTCTCGCCCAACGATGGCTCGAGCAAGACAAGGACGAAACAACACGAGCTGAGATCGAAGACCTGCTCAGCAAGAACGACACTCAAGAACTGGAAAGCCGTCTGCGGACACGCATCGCCTTCGGAACCGCAGGACTACGATCATCAATGAAAGCCGGTTTCGCCCACATGAACAGCCTCACAGTGCTCCAAGCATCCCAAGGCCTAGCCGAttacatcctcctccaacacccaGCCACGCCTCCATCCCAACTCAGCATAGCAATCGGCTACGACGCCCGCTACAACTCCGAGAAGTTCGCCCGCCTCGCAGCCGCAGCTTTCCTCACCGCCGGCCTCAGCGTGCTCTGGTATGGCCAAATCGTCCACACGCCCTGCGTTCCCTTTGCTGTCAACCACTACCACGCCGCAGCGGGAGTAATGGTGACAGCGAGCCACAACCCCAAAAACGACAACGGCTACAAAGTCTACTGGTCCAACGGCAGTCAAATCATCCCACCCCACGACTCCGGCATCGCAGCCTCCATCGATGCCATCACGCAAATCTCCACCTGGGACACCTCCCTCGTCGACACCCATCCCAGTGTGCAGCGCATCTACCCCGAAGCCTCGGAACTGTACATCTCCCGCGTGCGCGAGCTCGTTTCCCCTCTGCCTTCCGACCTGCAATCTATTCCATTCACTTACACAGCCATGCACGGCGTCGGCCTCCCCTGGATGCGAAAAgtcgcctccctcctccacctcagcgACTCAATGCACGAAGTCGCAGCTCAATGCCACCCCGACCCGGAATTTCCCACCGTGCCGTTCCCTAACCCAGAAGAAGCCGGTGCTCTCGCCCTCGCTATGCGTGAAGCCGACGCGAACGGCACAcctctcatcctcgccaacgaCCCGGACGCAGACCGTTTCTCTGCCGCGCAGAAATTGGAAAGTGGAGAGTGGATACAATTCACCGGAAACCAACTGGggatcctcttcgcctctttCGTCCTCGAGTCATATACAGGAGACCGCTCAAAATTGGCTATGCTGGCATCTACCGTCTCCAGCCGTAtgctctcctccctcgccagcCAGGAGGGAGTTCATTACACCGAAACCCTCACTGGTTTCAAATGGCTCGGAAATGTCGCGCAAACCCTCGCAACTCCAGGTCTCGAACCGGTCTTCGCATTCGAAGAGGCGATCGGGTATATGTTCCCCTCGATAGTATGGGACAAAGACGGCGTCGCTGCGGCAGCGGTCTTCCTTACCGCATGTCGGGcgtgggagaaggagggtCTCACGCCGTGGGGGAAATTACAGCAACTGTACGAACGATATGGATACTTCGTGGACGCGAATACATATCTCATCTCCCCATCTCCCGACGTCACGGGGAAAGTCTTCGGCGACATTCGTGTTCTGAACAGCGGTTCTCGCCCGGAAATGTTGGGGAACAGGAAGATTCTACGGTGGAGGGATCTCACGACGGGATATGATAGTGGTACGGCGGATCATCTTCCCGTCCTGCCTGTGGATGCGAGCGCGCAGATGATTACGTGTGAGGTGGAGGGTGTGGTGTTTACGGTGCGAGGGTCGGGGACGGAGCCGAAGATTAAATTGTATATTGAAGCGAAGGGTACGAGCCATGAGGAGGCGGAAGGGGAGGCGGAGGGGGTGTTGAGGGATTTGTTGGGGGAGTGGTTCAGGTTGGAGGAGTATGGGTTGAGACTGG from Zymoseptoria tritici IPO323 chromosome 6, whole genome shotgun sequence encodes the following:
- a CDS encoding E2 ubiquitin-conjugating protein, which encodes MALKRINKELTDLGRDPPSSCSAGPIGDDLFHWQATIMGPGDSPYSGGVFFLAIHFPTDYPFKPPKVNFTTRIYHPNINSNGSICLDILRDQWSPALTISKVLLSICSMLTDPNPDDPLVPEIAHVYKTDRSRYEATAREWTRKYAI